The Microcella flavibacter DNA segment GACGATCCGGGATGCCCTTCTCCCGCTCGTCGAGCGCTCCGAGCACCCCGAGGGCGCGCGCCGACGCATTCTGGGAACGGTCAGCCTGCCCGTGGGGTGACCCGGTGGCCGCGACGAGCCGGTGATGTCCGTCGCGCGCTGATGCGCTGGCGGCGGAGCGCAGGTCCCGCCGTCTCAGCGGCGTGTCGCGGAAATGCCCGCGCCAGGTGGACACGAGCCCCCGGTGCGAGCTCCGGGCGAGCGAGTCGAGCAGGAGGCGCTCCCGCGCGCCGAGGTCGGGCCCGCTGGGACCGACGGGGTGCTAGTCGGTGCCCGAGTCGAAGGCGCTGGCCTCGTTGGCCGCGTCGACGGCGTGCGCGAGCGCAGCATCCTTCGAGGGGGACGCCGGCTCGGTGACGTCGTCGGCGAGCCCGGCCGTGATGCGGCCGACGAGCGCCGCCGTCGCCCCGCCGATGATGCCCTGCGCCGCGTACTGCTCGAGGCGGGTGCGCGAGTCGGCGATGTCGAGGTTGCGCATCGTGAGCTGACCGATGCGGTCGGTGGGGCCGAAGGCGGCGTCGCCGACGCGCTCCATCGAGAGCTTCTCAGCCGCGTACGACAGGGTCGGCCCGGCCGTGTCGAGGATCGTGTAATCGTCGCCGCGACGCAAACGCAGGGTCACGGTGCCGGTGACCGCGCTGCCGACCCACTTCTGGATGCTCTCGCGGAGCATGAGCGACTGCGGGTCGAGCCACCGGCCCTCGTACATGAGGCGCCCGAGGCGGCGGCCCTCGGCGTGGTAGTTCGCGATCGTGTCCTCGTTGTGGATGCCGTTGAGCAGCCGCTCGTAGGCGATGTGCAGCAGCGCCATGCCCGGCGCCTCGTAGATGCCGCGGCTCTTCGCCTCGATGATGCGGTTCTCGATCTGGTCGCTCATGCCGAGCCCGTGACGGCCGCCGATGCGGTTCGCCTCGAGCACCAGCTGCACCGGGTCGTCGAAGCGCACGCCGTTGAGGGCGACGGGGCGGCCCTCCTCGAACTCCACGGTGACGTCCTCGGCGGCGATCTCGACCGACTCGTCCCAGAAGCGCACGCCCATGATCGGCTCGACGGTCTCGAGCGAGACGTTCAGGTGCTCGAGCGTCTTCGCCTCGTGAGTGGCGCCCCAGATGTTGGCGTCGGTCGAGTAGGCCTTCTCGGCCGAGTCGCGGTACGGGAACCCGTGCTCGACGAGCCACTCGCTCATCTCCTGGCGGCCGCCGAGCTCCGTGACGAAGTCCGCGTCGAGCCAGGGCTTGTAGATGCGCAGGCGCGGGTTCGCGAGCAGGCCGTAGCGGTAGAACCGCTCGATGTCGTTGCCCTTGTAGGTGCTGCCGTCGCCCCAGATCTCCACGCCGTCCTCGAGCATGGCGCGCACGAGCAGGGTGCCGGTCACGGCGCGGCCGAGGGGCGTGGTGTTGAAGTAGGCCTTGCCGCCGGTGCGGATGTGGAACGCGCCGCAGGCGAGGGCCACGAGACCCTCCTCGACGAGCGCCGACTTCGCGTCGACGAGGCGGCTGATCTCCGCGCCGTACTCCTTCGCCCGCTCGGGCACCGCGGCGACATCGGGCTCGTCGGGCTGGCCGAGGTCGCCCGTGTACGTGCAGGGGATCGCGCCCTTGTCGCGCATCCACGCGACGGCGACGGAGGTGTCGAGACCTCCGGAGAAGGCGATGCCGACGCGCTCGCCGACGGGCAGGGAAGTCAGGACCTTGGACACGAGATGCGAGTCTATCCGGGCGCCGCGGCCTCCCCGAGCGCCCGCCGCACCGCGACGTACCGCTCGAGGAACGCCCGCTCGTCGAGCCGCTTGCGCCGCAGCCAGCTCGTGACCTCGTCGTTGCTCTTGCTGGCGTTGCACGAGGCGCAGGCGGGCACGACGTTGTCGACCGTGTAGCGGCCGCCGCGCGAGATCGGCTGCACGCAATCCTTCTGCAGCGCGGCCTCGGTCGTGCCGCAGTAGGCGCAGCCGCCCCAGGCGGCGACGAGCGTCGCCCACTCCCCCGCGGTGAGGTCGTGGGTCTGCAGCGCCATCCGGCGTCGGCGCTTGATCGCCGCGCGGCCGGCCCTGCTCCTCGGGTGCACCACGCGTCCAGGGTAGGCGGCGACCGCGGCCGGCGGCGCTACCCTCGTCGCATGCGCGTGCTCGACGGCGAGGTGCGGGTGGTGCCGGCGTCCGAGGCGCTCTGGGACGACCTCCAACTCGTGCTGACCGGCGCCGCGGGGCGCTGCCAATGCGAGCGCATCCGCATGGGCGACCGCGAGTGATGGCACCTGCCGGTCGCGCAGCGGCTGGCCGTGCTGCGCAGCGAGGTGGGCTGCGACGACGCGGGCGGGGCCGGGCCCGGCAGCGGCATCCCGCGCGATGCGGCGCGCACGATCGGGCTGGTCGCCCACCTCGACGGCGAGCCCGCCGGGTGGTGCGCGGTGGATGCCCGCCCCGCCTTTCGCCGCCTGGCCGGCAACCCCGTGCCCTGGGCCGGCCGCACCGAGTCGAAGGACGACGGCACGGTCTGGGCCATCGCCTGCCTCATCGTCCGGAGCGGCTTCCGCGACCGCGGACTCACCTACCCGCTCGTGGCCGCCGCCGTCGAGCACGCCCGCGCCCACGGCGCCCGCGCGATCGAGGGCTACCCGATGCTCACCGGCGGCGAGCGCGTCGTCTGGGACGAGCTCAACGTCGGCCCCGTCGGGCCCTCCCTCGCCGCGGGGTTCACCGAGGTGAGCCGCCCGACGAAGCGCCGCGTCGTGATGCGGCTCGACCTCGCGGACGAGTAGACAGCGCCGCCCGCCCGACGGGCCCTAGATCACCGCGATCTGCTCCTCCGGCTGCGGCAGCACCTTGCGCAGCACGTCCGACAGCGTGACGACGCCGACGAAGCGGCCGTCGTCGATGACGATGGCGAGCTGTTGGCTCAGCGCGCGCATGCGGGCGAGCGTCTCGTACACGGGGGTGTCGGCGGCGAGCACGAGGGCGTCGCGGGCGAAGGGCGCGGCCTGCGCCTCGGGCTCGTCGAGCAGCGTGTCGCGCACGTGCACGACGCGCGGCACCTCGGCCGCCGGGTCGCCGAAGAGGATGCGCATGTGCCCCGAGGAGGCGGCGGCCGCCTGCACGTCGGCGACGGTCGCCCCGACGGGCACGGCGGTCGGCGTGGCGCTCATGTCGACGAGCTCGTCGAGCCGCAGCGTCTCGAGGTCGATGACGCCCTCGAGCGAGTCGCGGAACTCGGGCTCGAGCGCGCCGCTGCGGGCGGAGAGCTCGACGAGGTGGCGGATGGTGTCGGCGTTCTGCCCGCCCACCGCGGCGCTCTCGACGGGCTCGACGCCGGAGGCCCGCACGAGGCGGTTGGCGATGCTGTTGACCCAGCCGAGCAGCGGACGGAACGGCCAGATGTAGATGCGCGACGGGATGCCGATGACCTTGGCCGCCGTCTCGGGATGCGCGATCGCCCACGACTTGGGGGCCATCTCCCCGACGACGAGGTGCAGGAAGGTGACGATGAGCAGCGACAGGCCGAAGGCGAGCGCGCCGGCGCCCCACTCGGGCAGTCCCCAGCCCTCGAAGATCGGGCCCATCCAGTAGTCGAGCGCGGGCTTCGTGATGGCGCCGAGGGCGAAGGTGCACGCGGTGATGCCGAGCTGCGCGCCGGCGAGCATGAGCGTCAGCTCGTTGACGCCGCGGAGGGCGGCGCGCGCCGAGGGGTCGGTCGCGGCCGTCTCCTCGAGGCGGTGCCGGCGGGCGCCGAGCAGGGCGAACTCGATGATGACGAAGAACGCGCTGAGCGCGATGAGGCCGATGGTGGCCAGCGTGACGATGATGCCGTCGCTCATCGGTCCTCCTCCTTCGCGGCCGAGGCGCCCGTCGCGCTGGTCGTCTCGGTGACGGTCTGCTCGGTCGGCGCGGCGGCGGTGGCCGCGGCGGTCGCGTCGGCATCGGGGGCGGCCCCGAGCTCGGGATGCTCCGCCTTGCCCTCCCCGTCGGTGTCGACCGTCTCGTCCTCGCGGTCGCCCTCGCGCTCCACGAGCGTGACCCGCACCTCGCTCGGCACGTGCCGCTCGATCTCGAGCACCTCGATCTCGAGCGAGCGGTGCACCTCGCGGTCGTGCACGAGGTCGCCCGGGTCGTCGGGCAGCTCGACGACGACCGTCTCGCCGGCCTCGGGCAGTCCGCCGCGCGCGGCGATGACGAGCCCGGCGACGGTCTCGTAGTCGCCTTCGGGCAGCTCGTAGCCGATGGCGCGGTGGGCCTCGTCGACGTGGACGTCGCCGCCCATGCGCCAGACGTCGTCGCCGTCGGGCTCCACCGAGGGGGCGGAGTCGTCGTCGTGCTCGTCGGTGATCTCGCCGACGACCTCCTCGGCGAGGTCCTCGAGGGTCAGCACGCCGGCGAAGCCGCCGTACTCGTCGATGACGCAGGCGATCTGGTTCCTGCTGCGGGTGAGCTCGGCGAGAGCATCCGGCAGCGCCATGAGGGTCGCCAGCACGAGGGGCGGGCGCATGAGCTCGGTGACGGGCGTCTCGCGGGGCAGGGTCGTGCCGAGCACGTCGGCGAGCTGTACGACGCCGAGCGGCTGGCTCTCGTCGTCGACGACCGGGTACCGGGTGTGGGCGCGGGCCATCATGGCGCGCACCTCGCCGATGGTGGTCGTCGGCGGGATGGTGTCGACGAGCGAGCGGGGGATCATCGCGTGCTCGACGTCCTGCTTCGGGAACTCGAGGATGCGATCGATCATGAGCGAGAGCTCGGCCGGCAGGTCGCCGCTGTCGCGGGAGTCGCTGACGATGCGCTCGAGATCCTCGGCCGTCGCGCTCGAGTCGACGTCGTGCACGGGCTCGATGCGCAGCAGGCGCAGCAGGGCGTTGGCGGCCGCATCGAAGACGGCGATGAGCCAGCCGAACACGGTGAGGTAGATGATGGTCGAGCGCGCGAGGCGCCGGGCGAGCGGATCGGGGCTCGCGATGGCGAGGTTCTTCGGGTAGAGCTCGCCGAAGATCATCTGCACGACGGTGGCGAGCACGAGCGCGAGCACGGTGCCGATGCCGATGCCGACGACGGCGGGGATGCCGATGCCGCCGAGCAGGGTGCCGATCGAGGCCCCGATGAGCGGCTCGGCGACGAAGCCGACGAGCAGGCCGGTGACGGTGATGCCGAGTTGCGCGCCCGAGAGCATGAAGGAGGTGCGCTTCGTGACCTTGAGCGCGCGCGCCGCGGCGGCGTCGCCCGCGTCGGCCTGCGCGCCGAGCCGGTTGCGATCGACCGACATGTACGCGAACTCCTGGGCCACGAAGTAGCCGTTGGCCGCGATGATCGCGAGCGTCACGACGATGCCGAGCAGCAGCAGCAGGATGCCCTCGATCACCATGCGATCACCGCCGTGCGGCAGGAGGAGGACGAGGGTCTATGGGAGCAGTCGCCGGTATCGGAACCGGCGGGAATGGCCGTGGAATCCACAGTCGGGGCTCAACGCCTTTCAGAAGGTGAGAGTCGGGGGTGCGTTCCCAGGGTACGCGGGCGCGGTTCGGGATGCCCAGCCGGGCCCCGCACGCACAGCCCCCGCATAGACGCCCCTCAGCCGTCGCGCCGCTCGCCCGGGGCCGCCCGCCGCACCCGCAGCACCCCGTCCGTCACCGCGTGCCGCTCCCCCGTCACGCGTTCGACCGTGCGCGCGCGGGTCTCGACGACCTCGACGATCCACTCGGCGGGGTCCAGCCGCAGCGCATCGAGCTCCTCCTGCGGGCTCGGCAGGTCGAGGGCCGGATGCCCGTCGCTCGGCGCACCCGCGGGCGGTGCGACGTGCGTGATGAGCAGCAGCCGCCCGCCCGGGGCGACCCGGTCGAGCGCGCGATGCAGCAGCGCGAGCCGGTCGAGCGCGGCCGGCGAGTGCAGGAAGCTCGCGACGACGAGGTCGTAGCGCCCCTCGACCGGCCAGGGCGCGGCGAGGTCGGCGACGTGCGCCTCGACCGAGCCCGTGCCGCTCCGCAGTGCCGCACTCGAGGCCGCGAGCTGCTGCGCTCGGTGCACAGCGGTGGGCGCGATGTCGAGCGCCGTGACCCGCCAGCCGCGCTCGGCGAGCCAGAGGGCATCCGCCCCTTCGCCGCAGCCGAGCTCGAGGGCCGTGCCGGGGACGAGATCGTCGGCGGTGGCGAGCAGCGTCGCGTTGGCGCGGCCCGACCACGAGCGCTCGGTGCCGGCGTAGCGGTGCTCCCAGAAGTGCGCGGGCGAGGCGAGCAGCGCGCGATCGCCGTCCTCGGCCACCAGCGCGGCGTTGACGGCCGCGCCCGCCATCGTGCCGCTCGCCATCGCGAGGGGGATGCTCGCGAAGGGCGCCACGACGTTGCCGGCCGCCCAGACCCGGGGCGCGGCCGCGCCCATCGCGTCGACGACGAGGGCGGCGCCGGGCTCGGTCGACCGCTCCAGACCGAGGGAGTCGACGAGGGCGTCGTCGAGCCGCGGCTCTCCGCCGGTGAAGAGCGCGTCGACCGCGTGCCGGGCGCCGGCGGCGTCGACGATCGCGAGCGGGGCATCCCGATCGGGCCCCGCGGTCTCGACGGCGATGACGGGATGCTCGACGATGCGCACCCCGCGCGCCGCCAGCCGCGCCCGCACGGCGTCGCCGAGCGCCTCCCCCGCGGCCGCGCCGAACAGCACGACGTCGTCGCTCCACTGGCGCACGAGTTCTGCCTGGTGCAGCGACGCGGGGCCGGTGGCGAGCACGCCCAGGCGGCGCTCGCGCACCTCCCAGCCGTGGCAGTAGGGGCAGTGCAGCACGCGGTCACCCCAGTGCGCGGCGAGCCCGGGCACGGCGGGCAGCTCGTCGACGATGCCGCTCGCGAGCACGATCGCGCGGGCGGCGAGGGTCGTGCCGTCGTCGAGGGTCGCGGTCACGCGGTCGGCCGTCGCTCGGGCGCCGACGACCCGCGCCGAGCGCACCTCGACGCCGTACCGGGCGACCTCCTCGCGTCCCCGGCGCAGCAGCTCGTGCGGCGCGATGCCGTCGTGCCCGAGCACGGCGTGGGCGGTCGCGGCGGTGCGGTTGCGGGGCTCGCCGGCGTCGAGCACGAGCACCGAGCGGCGGGAGCGACCGAGCATGAGCGCGGCGCTGAGACCGGCGGGGCCGCCGCCGATCACGAGAGCGTCGAGCAGGGGCGTGGGGGTGGGCGTCGTCATGGTCCCACCCTGCGGTCGGTGCGATCGTGTGGCAAACTTCCTTGCAGATTCAGCAAGGAGGCGCGATGCGTGAATTGGATGCCCTGGGCCCCCGCCTGCGCGCGGCGCGACGCCTGCGCGGTCTCACCCTCGACGAGCTCGGCGAGCGCGCGGGCGTCTCCCCCAGCACGATCTCGCGGCTCGAGTCGGGCAAGCGCCAGGCCAACCTCGAGCTGCTGCTGCCGCTGTCGCGCCACCTCGGCGTGCGCATCGACGACCTGCTGAGCCCGGTCGACGCCGACCCGCGGGTGCGCCGGCCGAGCATCCGCCGCCACGGTCACGTGATCGCGCCGCTCACGGCCGAGACGGCGCCGATGCAGACCTACAAGATCACCTACCCGCCGGTCGACGCGGTGCCCGCGCCCCGCGTGCACGACGGCTACGAGTGGCTCTACGTGCTGAGCGGCCGGCTGCTGCTCGTGCTCGACGAGACCCGCACCGAGCTCGAGCCCGGCGAGGCCGCCGAGTTCGACACGCGCGTGCCGCACAGCATGAGCGCGCTCGGCGGGGCGCCGGCGGAGGTCATCAGCATCTTCAGCGACGCCGGTATGCGGGTGCACCGGTACGCCGAGCCCGACGAGGGCTGAGCCGCCGCCGGCGCGCGCCGCGCATCCCACCGCATCGGGCACCGATCATCGGACGCCCCGGCGCGCCCGCGCCTACCGTGGGGATCACGACGCCGGCGACCGCCGGCAGCGCGGAGGGAGAGGCGATGGACGGCGGGAACGAGGCCATGCGGGCGATCGACGACCGGCTCGAGGCCGAGATCGACGTCGCCGAGCTGGCCCGCATCGCTCGCACGAGCGAGTACCACTTCCGTCGCATGTTCTCGACGCTCGCGGGGCTGCCGCTCTCGGAGTACATCCGCCGGCGGCGCCTGACCGTCGCCGCGGCGGCCGTGCTCGCGGGGCGCGAGACGCTCAGCGACATCGCCGTGCGCTTCGGCTACGGCTCGGCCGACGCCTTCGCCCGCGCCTTCGCGGCCGTGCACGGCACCGGGCCGGATGAGGCGCGCCGCACCGGCGCCGCGCTGCGCTCACAGTCGCGCCTGTCGTTCCATCTCACCGTCGAAGGGAGCTCCCCCATGGAGTACCGCATCACCCCCCTGCCCGCCTTCCGCATCGTCGGCCGCAGCACCCGCGTGCCGCTCGTCTTCGAGGGACCCAACGCCGACATCGAGCGGTTCACCCGCGCGCTCGGCCAGGACGTGCGCGCGAGCATCGCCGCGATCGGCGAGCGCGCCGGCGACGGGATGCCCGCCGGCTCGCTCTCCGTCAGCGACGAGTTCGACGAGTCCCGCGCCGAGGGCTCGATGCTGCGCTACACGATCGGCGCCGCGACCCGCGCGGAGGCGTCGCCGCCGGCCGACCTTGACGCGATCGAGGTCGCCGCCGGCGACTGGCTCGTGCTGTCGACCGAGGGCCGGGTTCCCGAGGCGCTGCAGCAGCTCTGGCCGCTCGCGTACGGCGAGTGGCTGCCGGCGAACCCGTACCGGCTCGTGCCCGGCCCCGAGATCCTCGCGGTCGAGCCGATCGGTGACGGCTCGACCGCGCGCGCCGAGCTCTGGCTGCCGATCGAGCCGGAGCCCGCCGCGAGCACCGCGACGGCCTAGCTGCCCGAGGGCTCGCTCGGCGTCGACTTCTTGCGCGGCGAGGCGGTGCCCGCCGGGGCGGCCGGTGCGGTGCCGCCGGCGAGCGCCTCGCCGATGGCGGCGCCCGCGGCCGAGCCGGTGGCCCGGCCGGTCATGATCTCGGAGATGTCGATGCCGACGAGATCTTTGATGAGCTTCGTCGAGGTGGCGAGCTGCCCGGCGACGTTGTCGCCGATCTGCCCGACGCCGTCGCTCGAGATCACGGTCATCGACGAGATGGCCGACAGCGGCTCGGAGGCTGCGCGCACGATGGCGGGCAGCTGGTCGATGATGCGCTGCTTGAGCAGGGCATCCGCCCGCTCGGCCAGGGCCTCGGCCTGCGCGCGGGTCGAGTCGGCCTCGGCCGTACCCTTCGAGCGGATGGCGCTGGCCTCGGCCTCGCCCTCGGCGACGAGCGCCTCGGAGGCGGCGATGCGGCGGTTCTTCTCGGCGATGCCCTCGGCCTCGATGGCCTGCGCGGCGGCGATGCGGCGGTTCTTCTCCGCGATGCCCTCCGACTCGATGGCCTCGGCGGCGGCGCGGCGCGAGTCGCGGTCGGCGGCGGCGTTCGCGACGGCCGCGGCGGCGGCGCCGTCGGCCTGCTTCTCGAGGGCGTAGGCCTGGGCGTCGGCGACGGCGCGCACCTCGGCGTCGAGCTCCTGCTTGCGCAGGCCCACGCGCTTGGCCGCGGTGATCTCCTGCTGGGCGACGACCTCCTGCTGGGCGATCGCATCGGCGAGCGGCTTCGCGGCGGAGGCCTCGGCGCGCGCCTTGTCGGTCTCCTTCTGAATCTCGGCGTTGCGCAGGTCGAGCTTGCGCTGCTGCTCGGCGATCGCCTGCGCGGCGTTGATGCGCGCCTCCTCCGAGGCCTGCTGCGCGATGGCCTCGGCGACCTCGGCGACCTGCTTCACCCGGGCGGCCTCGGCACGACCGAGGTCGCGGATGTAGTTGTTGTCGTCGTCGATCTCCTTGATCTGCAGCGTGTCGATCTGCAGGCCCTGGATGTCGAGCGCCTCGCGCACCGCCTCGAGCACCTGCTCCTGCAGCGCCGAGCGGTTGGTGATGATCTCGGTCACCGTGAGCTGACCGACGATCGATCGCACCGAACCGCTCAGCACCTCCTCGGTCGACGACTCGATCTGGTCCTGCTGATTGAGGAACCGCTGGGCGGCGGCGCGCACCATCGTCTCCGAGCCGCCGACCTTCACCACGGCGACGGCGTTCACCTTGATCGTGATGGCGTCCTTCGTCTGGGCGGTCGCCTGCACGTTGAGCTGGCGGCTGCGCAGGCTGAGCTTGAAGTAGGCCTCGACGACGGGCTTGACGAAGACGCGCGAGCCGAAGACGACCTTCTGGCCGACGTTGTCGAACTCGTTGTTCTGGGGGCGCTCCTGCGTGGCGCGCTGCTTCGAGGTGACGATGATCGCCTCATCGGGCTTCGCCACCTTGATGCCGCGCAGCAGCACGACCACGGCGACGAGGACGAGCGCGACGACGATTCCGACGATGACGAGGGTGGTCAGCTGTTCGCCGACGAGGGAGGGTGACATGTCGACAGTATGTCGGATTCCGCACCCCCGGGTAGCGTTCATCGTGAGGTCGACGGCGCCGAGCCCGCGGCCGGAGGGAGCACCGTGCACGAGGTCATCTGCCCGCACTGCAACAAGGCCTTCACGATCGACGAGGCGGGCTACGCCGACATCGTGAAGCAGGTGCGCGACCGCGAGTTCGACCAGGCGCTGCACGACCAGCTCGCCCTCGCCGAGCGCGAGAAGGCCGCGGCGCTCGAGCTCGCCGAGGCCAGGGCCGCGAGCGAGCTCGAGCGCGCCGCCGCCGCGAAGCAGGCTGAGATCGAGCGGCTGAAGGCCGACATCGCCTCGGCCGACGTCGCCCGGCAGCTCGCCATCAGCGAGGCCCTCGCCGCCGCGAACGCCGATCGCGAGAAGGCGCTCGCCGCCGCGAACGCGGAGCGCGAGAAGGCCGCGGCGCAGCTCGCGCAGCAGGCGGCGGAGAAGGCCGCCGAGGTCGAGCGGCTGCGGGCGGAGCTCTCATCCACCGAGCTCGCGAAGCAGCTCGCCGTGTCGGAGGCCGTCGGCGCCGTCGAGCGGGAGCGCGACCGCCTCGCCCTCGAGCTCGAGCAGCGCAAGTCGGAGCAGCAGGCGCGCGAGATCGCCCTGAAGGAGCAGCACGGCACCGAGGTGGCGCTGCTCAACGAGGCCATCGCCGTGCACAAGGACTTCAAGGCGCGGCTGTCGACGAAGATGGTCGGCGAGACCCTCGAGCAGCACTGCGAGATCGAGTTCAACCGGATGCGCTCGGCGGCGTTCCCGAACGCGTACTTCGAGAAGGACAACGACGCGTCATCGGGCAGCAAGGGCGACTACGTGTTCCGCGACCGCGATCAGACCGGCGTCGAGTACGTGTCGATCATGTTCGAGATGAAGAACGAGAGCGACACGACCGCGACGAAGAAGCGCAACGAGGACTTCTTCAAGGAGCTCGACAAGGACAGGAACGAGAAGGGCTGCGAGTACGCGGTGCTCGTGAGCCTGCTCGAGCCCGAGAGCGAGCTCTACAACGGCGGCATCGTCGACGTCTCGCACCGGTTCCCGAAGATGTACGTCGTGCGGCCGCAGTTCTTCATCCCCATCATCACGCTGCTGCGCAACGCGGCCGCCAGCACCATCGCGGTGCGCGGCGAGCTCGCGCGCATCCGGGAGCAGAACGTCGACATCACCGACTTCGAGGAGCGGCTGACGACGTTCAAGACCGGCTTCGCCCGCAACTACGACCTCGCGTCGAACCAGTTCCAGGAGGCGATCAAGCGCATCGACGAGGCGATCAAGGATCTCGAGAAGACGAAGGAGAACCTGCTGAAGTCGTCGAACAACCTGCGGCTCGCCAACGACAAGGCCGACTCGCTGACGATCAAGTCGCTCACCCGCGGCAATCCGACGATGCAGCAGCGCTTCGCCGAGCTCGAGGGCTCCGAGGAGGCCCTCTAGTCGATCGCCGCTCGCCGCGTCAGACCGAGGGGCGGAACCGCGTCTCGGCGGCCGCCGCCACGGCATCCACGTCGACCGCGCCGGAAGCCGTCGCGAGGATGCGGTCGGCGAGCCGCGCCCGCCACAGCACCTCGACCCCGCGCACGCTGAACGCGCCGCCGAACAGCGGCCAATCGGCGTCGACGAAGCACAGCGCCGACCGGATCGGGTTGCCGGGGATGGCGGCGCAGACGCGCGCGGACTGCCCGAGCACGCCGTCGATGAGCCGGGTCTGGTCGCGGCCGCCCACGATGAGCGACTCGGTGCGCGGCCGGATGATGCCGCCCTCGACGCGCAGCTCGGGCCGCCTCTCGGCGTAACGCTTCGCATCGATGACCCAGACCGCGCCGGGCGTGATGACGATGTGGTCGATGTTCGCTCTCGAGCCCGGGATGCGCCGATCGTGCAGCACCCGGATCGAGTCGGAGGCGAGCGCGTCGAGCGCCTGTCCGACCTTCTCCTCGCCGACCGCGCCGATGCTCCACGCGCGCGTGCTGCGGCGCTCGGGCGTGAGGGCGACGGCGAGCCCGCCGAGCCGGCCCCACTGCTCGCGCGTGCG contains these protein-coding regions:
- a CDS encoding CNNM domain-containing protein — protein: MSDGIIVTLATIGLIALSAFFVIIEFALLGARRHRLEETAATDPSARAALRGVNELTLMLAGAQLGITACTFALGAITKPALDYWMGPIFEGWGLPEWGAGALAFGLSLLIVTFLHLVVGEMAPKSWAIAHPETAAKVIGIPSRIYIWPFRPLLGWVNSIANRLVRASGVEPVESAAVGGQNADTIRHLVELSARSGALEPEFRDSLEGVIDLETLRLDELVDMSATPTAVPVGATVADVQAAAASSGHMRILFGDPAAEVPRVVHVRDTLLDEPEAQAAPFARDALVLAADTPVYETLARMRALSQQLAIVIDDGRFVGVVTLSDVLRKVLPQPEEQIAVI
- a CDS encoding GyrI-like domain-containing protein, with the translated sequence MDGGNEAMRAIDDRLEAEIDVAELARIARTSEYHFRRMFSTLAGLPLSEYIRRRRLTVAAAAVLAGRETLSDIAVRFGYGSADAFARAFAAVHGTGPDEARRTGAALRSQSRLSFHLTVEGSSPMEYRITPLPAFRIVGRSTRVPLVFEGPNADIERFTRALGQDVRASIAAIGERAGDGMPAGSLSVSDEFDESRAEGSMLRYTIGAATRAEASPPADLDAIEVAAGDWLVLSTEGRVPEALQQLWPLAYGEWLPANPYRLVPGPEILAVEPIGDGSTARAELWLPIEPEPAASTATA
- a CDS encoding helix-turn-helix domain-containing protein codes for the protein MRELDALGPRLRAARRLRGLTLDELGERAGVSPSTISRLESGKRQANLELLLPLSRHLGVRIDDLLSPVDADPRVRRPSIRRHGHVIAPLTAETAPMQTYKITYPPVDAVPAPRVHDGYEWLYVLSGRLLLVLDETRTELEPGEAAEFDTRVPHSMSALGGAPAEVISIFSDAGMRVHRYAEPDEG
- a CDS encoding GNAT family N-acetyltransferase translates to MLRSEVGCDDAGGAGPGSGIPRDAARTIGLVAHLDGEPAGWCAVDARPAFRRLAGNPVPWAGRTESKDDGTVWAIACLIVRSGFRDRGLTYPLVAAAVEHARAHGARAIEGYPMLTGGERVVWDELNVGPVGPSLAAGFTEVSRPTKRRVVMRLDLADE
- a CDS encoding bifunctional NAD(P)/FAD-dependent oxidoreductase/class I SAM-dependent methyltransferase, translated to MTTPTPTPLLDALVIGGGPAGLSAALMLGRSRRSVLVLDAGEPRNRTAATAHAVLGHDGIAPHELLRRGREEVARYGVEVRSARVVGARATADRVTATLDDGTTLAARAIVLASGIVDELPAVPGLAAHWGDRVLHCPYCHGWEVRERRLGVLATGPASLHQAELVRQWSDDVVLFGAAAGEALGDAVRARLAARGVRIVEHPVIAVETAGPDRDAPLAIVDAAGARHAVDALFTGGEPRLDDALVDSLGLERSTEPGAALVVDAMGAAAPRVWAAGNVVAPFASIPLAMASGTMAGAAVNAALVAEDGDRALLASPAHFWEHRYAGTERSWSGRANATLLATADDLVPGTALELGCGEGADALWLAERGWRVTALDIAPTAVHRAQQLAASSAALRSGTGSVEAHVADLAAPWPVEGRYDLVVASFLHSPAALDRLALLHRALDRVAPGGRLLLITHVAPPAGAPSDGHPALDLPSPQEELDALRLDPAEWIVEVVETRARTVERVTGERHAVTDGVLRVRRAAPGERRDG
- a CDS encoding HNH endonuclease, which gives rise to MVHPRSRAGRAAIKRRRRMALQTHDLTAGEWATLVAAWGGCAYCGTTEAALQKDCVQPISRGGRYTVDNVVPACASCNASKSNDEVTSWLRRKRLDERAFLERYVAVRRALGEAAAPG
- the argG gene encoding argininosuccinate synthase, with product MSKVLTSLPVGERVGIAFSGGLDTSVAVAWMRDKGAIPCTYTGDLGQPDEPDVAAVPERAKEYGAEISRLVDAKSALVEEGLVALACGAFHIRTGGKAYFNTTPLGRAVTGTLLVRAMLEDGVEIWGDGSTYKGNDIERFYRYGLLANPRLRIYKPWLDADFVTELGGRQEMSEWLVEHGFPYRDSAEKAYSTDANIWGATHEAKTLEHLNVSLETVEPIMGVRFWDESVEIAAEDVTVEFEEGRPVALNGVRFDDPVQLVLEANRIGGRHGLGMSDQIENRIIEAKSRGIYEAPGMALLHIAYERLLNGIHNEDTIANYHAEGRRLGRLMYEGRWLDPQSLMLRESIQKWVGSAVTGTVTLRLRRGDDYTILDTAGPTLSYAAEKLSMERVGDAAFGPTDRIGQLTMRNLDIADSRTRLEQYAAQGIIGGATAALVGRITAGLADDVTEPASPSKDAALAHAVDAANEASAFDSGTD
- a CDS encoding hemolysin family protein, whose protein sequence is MVIEGILLLLLGIVVTLAIIAANGYFVAQEFAYMSVDRNRLGAQADAGDAAAARALKVTKRTSFMLSGAQLGITVTGLLVGFVAEPLIGASIGTLLGGIGIPAVVGIGIGTVLALVLATVVQMIFGELYPKNLAIASPDPLARRLARSTIIYLTVFGWLIAVFDAAANALLRLLRIEPVHDVDSSATAEDLERIVSDSRDSGDLPAELSLMIDRILEFPKQDVEHAMIPRSLVDTIPPTTTIGEVRAMMARAHTRYPVVDDESQPLGVVQLADVLGTTLPRETPVTELMRPPLVLATLMALPDALAELTRSRNQIACVIDEYGGFAGVLTLEDLAEEVVGEITDEHDDDSAPSVEPDGDDVWRMGGDVHVDEAHRAIGYELPEGDYETVAGLVIAARGGLPEAGETVVVELPDDPGDLVHDREVHRSLEIEVLEIERHVPSEVRVTLVEREGDREDETVDTDGEGKAEHPELGAAPDADATAAATAAAPTEQTVTETTSATGASAAKEEDR